One Gemmatimonadota bacterium DNA window includes the following coding sequences:
- a CDS encoding type I restriction endonuclease subunit R translates to MIFDATEKHQSQIPALHLLVAMGFTPLSPEEALRLRGDRLRNVTLDDVLADQLLKLNRFTHRGKEYPFNLEDAHEAMRRLKPTPDRLKGLRGTNQDVYDTLVLGTTITKTIDGDSKSYSFRYVDWENPDNNTYHVTAEMTVERTSSTRTRRCDIVAFVNGIPFIVIENKRPTERLKKADSQLIGYQREDEIPHLFHFAQLLLSMNRREARYATVGTQSRFWQTWREEETTVEGSHATLQNELEDTEILPPDVVFDPDEQAEYPPRDPLRDLVDRPLAVAEAEAVYSGNLASARSHYEAAIAGEGRQVTEQDEALYALCRRERLLDLVRRFTVFDGGERKIARHQQYFAVRRAVERVRQFDLQDVRRGGVIWHTPGTGKSLTMVMLGKALALEETISNPRIVIVTDRDDLDRQIKDTFKSCEMEPVRATTGTHLISLIQNKTPLVTTIINKFDTASRVGQVIDEDPNVFVLVDESHRTQTGSHGGFGQLAGKMRRILGKACYLGFTGTPLLQREKNTLTTFGGLIHRYAIDQAVRDEAVVSLLYEGRIVEQQINPETIDSWFDKLSEGLSEQQRADLKQKYSRLNALARTEQAIHARAFDISEHYRQHWQGSGFKAQLVAPSKAAACRYKEILDEIGHVTSEIVISPPDDHEGNEDVDHDSKSVVGAFWERMMDRYGTEGEYNRQIIDAFKHSEHPEILIVVSKLLTGFDAPRNTVLYLCRSIREHNLLQAIMRVNRLFEEDGIEKEHGFIIDYEGLLGELDGALNAYSALEGFESSDLTGTMANVKEEIDRLQHLHERLWDVFKSIRNKRDMEEFEQFLADEAKRQDFYERLRVFGRCLRVSLSFEKIHAVYDDAKIDEMKRDWLTFSELRRSVRLRFQETIDVREFEPQIRKLLDDHVVAMPAETVIEPVNINNPDALKAIAEESGVTEASKADRIASATRRTVTEKMDEDPTFYRRFSVLLEETIRDYRERRISERVYLQQVLDLAGKVSRKEDRGQEMPEPVRGNDDGEAFYGVLGESLAEANGQADAKTLDELEIANAALDIIEIIKKHHIVDVWSNEIAQNEMRNAIDDYYYDVLREQKGLILTDAQLNDLENKVMNLARARFPD, encoded by the coding sequence ATGATCTTTGACGCCACTGAAAAACACCAGTCCCAGATACCGGCCCTGCATCTTCTGGTTGCGATGGGTTTTACGCCACTTTCTCCAGAAGAAGCGTTGCGGTTACGCGGAGACAGGTTGCGCAACGTCACGCTCGATGACGTACTGGCTGATCAACTTCTGAAGCTCAACCGCTTTACCCACCGGGGCAAGGAGTATCCCTTCAATCTCGAAGATGCCCACGAGGCGATGCGACGACTGAAACCGACGCCGGACCGGCTCAAGGGGCTGCGCGGAACCAATCAGGACGTATACGATACGCTGGTACTCGGCACGACGATCACCAAGACCATCGACGGCGATTCGAAATCCTATTCCTTCCGCTACGTCGACTGGGAGAATCCGGACAACAACACCTATCACGTGACGGCTGAAATGACGGTGGAGCGGACCAGCAGTACCAGGACCCGCCGATGCGATATCGTCGCCTTCGTCAACGGGATCCCCTTCATCGTAATCGAGAACAAGCGGCCGACGGAGCGTCTGAAGAAGGCCGACAGCCAGTTGATCGGATACCAGAGAGAAGACGAGATTCCACACCTGTTCCACTTCGCGCAGCTTCTGTTGTCCATGAACCGACGGGAGGCCCGTTATGCGACGGTGGGCACGCAGAGTAGGTTCTGGCAGACCTGGCGGGAGGAGGAGACTACCGTTGAGGGATCGCATGCTACCCTGCAGAACGAATTGGAGGATACTGAAATACTGCCACCGGATGTAGTGTTCGATCCGGACGAACAGGCGGAGTATCCGCCCCGGGATCCCCTTCGAGATCTCGTCGATCGACCCCTGGCTGTGGCCGAAGCCGAAGCGGTCTACTCGGGCAATCTCGCCTCTGCGCGGTCGCACTACGAGGCTGCTATCGCCGGAGAAGGACGGCAGGTCACCGAGCAGGACGAAGCGCTTTACGCCCTGTGCCGACGCGAGCGCCTGCTGGACCTTGTGCGGCGTTTCACCGTGTTCGATGGCGGTGAACGTAAGATAGCCAGGCACCAGCAGTACTTTGCCGTGCGCAGAGCCGTGGAACGGGTCAGGCAGTTCGATTTGCAGGATGTCCGCAGGGGCGGTGTGATATGGCACACGCCCGGGACCGGTAAGTCGCTTACCATGGTCATGTTGGGCAAAGCGCTGGCCCTGGAAGAGACGATCTCCAACCCGCGCATTGTCATTGTTACGGACCGTGACGATCTAGACCGGCAGATCAAGGACACCTTCAAGTCGTGCGAAATGGAACCCGTTCGGGCCACGACCGGCACACACCTGATCTCCCTGATTCAGAACAAGACGCCGCTGGTTACGACAATCATCAACAAGTTCGACACGGCTTCGCGCGTCGGCCAGGTGATCGATGAGGATCCCAACGTATTCGTACTGGTAGACGAAAGCCACCGTACGCAGACGGGATCGCACGGTGGGTTCGGACAGTTGGCCGGCAAGATGCGACGTATTCTTGGAAAGGCCTGTTACCTTGGTTTCACGGGAACGCCTCTTCTGCAGAGGGAGAAGAACACCCTGACCACCTTCGGAGGACTGATACACAGATACGCGATCGACCAAGCGGTCCGGGACGAGGCGGTCGTCTCCCTGCTTTACGAAGGAAGGATCGTCGAACAGCAAATCAACCCAGAAACCATCGACTCCTGGTTCGACAAACTGAGCGAAGGCCTGAGCGAGCAACAGCGGGCGGATCTGAAGCAGAAGTACTCCCGCTTGAACGCGCTGGCACGCACCGAACAGGCGATACACGCCAGGGCGTTCGACATCTCCGAACATTACCGGCAACACTGGCAGGGCAGTGGGTTCAAGGCGCAACTCGTCGCACCATCAAAGGCAGCTGCGTGCCGGTACAAGGAGATCCTCGACGAGATCGGCCATGTGACTAGCGAGATCGTCATCTCGCCTCCCGACGACCACGAGGGCAACGAGGACGTGGATCACGACTCCAAGAGCGTGGTCGGCGCGTTCTGGGAGCGCATGATGGACCGGTACGGGACGGAGGGCGAATACAACCGTCAGATCATCGACGCGTTCAAGCACTCGGAGCATCCGGAGATCCTCATTGTCGTCTCAAAGCTCCTGACCGGCTTCGACGCACCTCGGAACACGGTGCTGTACCTCTGCCGCTCGATCCGAGAGCACAACCTTCTGCAGGCGATCATGCGCGTGAACCGGCTCTTCGAGGAGGACGGCATCGAGAAGGAGCACGGATTCATCATCGACTACGAAGGTCTGCTCGGAGAGTTGGACGGTGCGCTAAACGCCTATAGCGCCCTCGAGGGCTTCGAATCATCCGACTTAACCGGCACGATGGCAAACGTCAAGGAAGAGATCGATAGGCTTCAGCACTTGCACGAACGCCTTTGGGATGTGTTTAAATCCATCCGGAACAAAAGGGATATGGAAGAGTTTGAGCAGTTCCTGGCCGACGAGGCCAAGCGCCAGGACTTCTACGAAAGGCTGAGAGTATTCGGCCGGTGCCTGCGGGTATCCTTGTCCTTTGAAAAGATCCACGCCGTGTACGACGATGCGAAGATCGACGAGATGAAACGCGACTGGTTGACATTCTCCGAACTCCGGCGCTCGGTCCGCCTACGCTTTCAGGAGACGATCGACGTCAGGGAATTCGAGCCGCAGATCAGAAAGCTCCTCGACGATCATGTGGTCGCCATGCCCGCGGAGACCGTCATCGAGCCCGTCAACATCAACAACCCCGACGCGCTGAAGGCTATCGCCGAAGAGTCGGGAGTTACCGAAGCGTCCAAGGCCGACCGAATTGCCAGCGCTACGCGCCGCACCGTCACGGAGAAAATGGATGAAGACCCCACCTTCTACCGGCGATTTTCGGTACTATTAGAGGAGACGATCCGTGATTACCGGGAGCGCCGGATTTCCGAGCGGGTATACCTGCAGCAAGTTCTGGATCTCGCCGGGAAGGTGTCGCGCAAGGAAGACCGCGGCCAAGAGATGCCCGAACCGGTCAGGGGCAACGATGACGGCGAGGCTTTCTATGGCGTACTTGGAGAATCGCTTGCGGAAGCGAATGGCCAGGCTGACGCCAAAACCCTCGACGAGTTGGAGATTGCCAATGCTGCTCTCGACATCATCGAGATCATCAAGAAGCACCACATAGTCGACGTATGGTCAAACGAGATCGCACAGAACGAGATGCGTAACGCCATTGACGACTACTACTATGACGTGCTTCGGGAGCAGAAGGGGCTCATCCTTACGGACGCGCAGTTGAATGATCTCGAAAACAAGGTCATGAATCTGGCCAGAGCGAGGTTTCCGGATTGA